The genomic interval CTACTAAATTGAGTACTTGTTTTATGTTACCTGTTCTAATAGCTTCGAGTAATTTTTTGATAATTTCTTCAGAAATCATTCCAAGCGTTTCTTTGACTGTATCAACTGTTACTTTTTCGCTTGCAAATCTTACTACCTGTTCCAAAATGGTAAGTGCATCTCTTAATCCACCATTTGCTCTTATTGCAATTTCATGTAATGCTTCGTTTGTGATGTCAAAACCTTCTTTCTCTGATATATATTTTAATCTTTCGACAATTTTATTAAGTTCAATATTTTTAAAATCTATTACTTGACATCTTGAGATTATCGTTGTAGGTATTTTTTCTGGGTTGGTTGTAGCTAGAATGAAAATAACATTTTGCGGAGGTTCTTCAAGAGTTTTTAGCAAAGCATTAAATGCTTCTTTTGTTAACATATGGGCTTCATCAATAATATAAATTTTATATTTTCCTTGTGCAGTATGATATCCAACGGTATCTCGTATTTTTCTAATTTCATCAATCCCTCTATTTGAAGCAGCATCTATTTCATATACATCCATAAAATTACCGTTATCTATTGAAATACAAGAAGAGCATTTATTACATGGTTCAATATCAATACGATTTTCACAATTTAAAGACTTTGCAAGAATTCTTGCAACAGTGGTTTTACCCGTACCTCGAGGGCCTGCAAAGATATATGCATGTGAAACCATATTATTTTTAAGAGAGTTAATGAATAATCTTTTGACATGTTCTTGACCTATGACTTCTGAAAACGTTTTAGGCCTATATTTTCTATAAAGGGTTTCCATTTCCTCCTCCTCTAGCTTTTGTTATAATATTTTCTAATAAAGTGAGAATTTCTTTTCTTGAAAGTTCAGATAAATTAAACCACCTGGCATTTTTATATCTTCGCAACCATATAATTTGTCTTCTTGCAAATCTTCGTGTATTTCTTTTTATTAAATGTATTGCAGTTTTGAAATCATATTTTCTTTCAAAATGAAGAATTAGTTCTTTATATCCAATTGTTTGAAAAGCATTTAAATTTACAGGATACTTCATAATTAGTTTTTTAACTTCGTCTACAAGTCCATTTTTTATCATTGCATCGACTCTTGTATTAATTCTTTCATGTAATTCATCTCTGTTCCTATTTAAGACAATTATAATATAATCATCAGAAATAGAATGATGGTGCTGCAATTCTGAAATTTTTTTTCCAGTTTTCATATAAACTTCCAAAGCTCTTATTGTTCTTTTTATATCAGCCGGGTGAATTCTTGTAGCTGAAGCTGGATCGTACTTTTCAAGCATACTTCTAAGAATCCCAGGCTCTTGTTTTTCAAGATTACTTAATTCTTTTCTTAGGTTTTCATCTCTAGGGACTCCTTCAAACATTCCTTTGGTTAAAGCATCGATATATAACCCTGTACCACCTACAAAAACAGGATAAATACCTTGTTTCAATAATTTTTGCTGAATTTTTAAGGCATCTTGTCTATATTGAAATGCATTGTAGTATTCATCAGGTTTGATGAAGTCGATTAAATGATGCCTAACTAATTTTTGTTCTTCAACTGTGGGTTTTGCTGTGCCAATATCCATATGTTTGTAAACTTGTCTTGAGTCAACAGAAATAACATGGAAGTTTAATTTTTGACCAAGTTCCAAGATAATATCAGTCTTTCCAACAGCTGTTGGGCCACTAATAATTATGTATTTCATACTACTCCACCACTATTTCAACTTGTACTTTTTCACCTTTTAGATTGTTATTTTCAGTATTTAAAATAATTTTCACGGCTTTTATTTTAATGTTCTTTTCTTTGTCAATTAGTTCCACATTATCTTCTAGAATTAGTTCACCTTTTTCTTTGTTATAGAAAAATTTATTTGAATAAGCGGTGATGCTCCCCTTAATGATTTCAATCTTTTGATTTTTTGAATTTCCTTCAAAAACGTTGTTTAATAAATCAAAATTTAGTTTTTCACAATTTATAAAGATAGTTTCTGAACTTTTAGAATCTATAATAGTTAAAGATGAGTCTTCAATTGTCCCATATTGGGTTTCTATATTGTAACTTAGATTTTCACCTTCTAATTCTCCTTTATCAAAAGAAATTTGAACAGTTCCTGTTGCCGATAAAAGTATCCATTTATTTTGAATTTTTTCAATTTCCATTCTTTCAGTTTTAAGAGATAGATTGTCAGGTTCGATCAAAACTACAATATTACCACTGTAACTT from Thermosipho atlanticus DSM 15807 carries:
- the dnaX gene encoding DNA polymerase III subunit gamma/tau, with amino-acid sequence METLYRKYRPKTFSEVIGQEHVKRLFINSLKNNMVSHAYIFAGPRGTGKTTVARILAKSLNCENRIDIEPCNKCSSCISIDNGNFMDVYEIDAASNRGIDEIRKIRDTVGYHTAQGKYKIYIIDEAHMLTKEAFNALLKTLEEPPQNVIFILATTNPEKIPTTIISRCQVIDFKNIELNKIVERLKYISEKEGFDITNEALHEIAIRANGGLRDALTILEQVVRFASEKVTVDTVKETLGMISEEIIKKLLEAIRTGNIKQVLNLVEEIYFSGKDIELFLNQILEHIILKVQNGDLSEIDLLKPISLILKDIKYSDEKFLLVKLGLIELSKNYISKPLENNLDQKNNLKEVQPTNSPSNGNTPEIKDIINKSSISNSANNDLKVLENEGSIINEIIEELKIKGDLSLYVGLSFAKIEETNNEIIISFPPDKKIQLEIVKSKIDVLEKFYLTKAGIRKTFIVKTEDNNETDQVLKKLKAIFGNNYTIEE
- the miaA gene encoding tRNA (adenosine(37)-N6)-dimethylallyltransferase MiaA, which codes for MKYIIISGPTAVGKTDIILELGQKLNFHVISVDSRQVYKHMDIGTAKPTVEEQKLVRHHLIDFIKPDEYYNAFQYRQDALKIQQKLLKQGIYPVFVGGTGLYIDALTKGMFEGVPRDENLRKELSNLEKQEPGILRSMLEKYDPASATRIHPADIKRTIRALEVYMKTGKKISELQHHHSISDDYIIIVLNRNRDELHERINTRVDAMIKNGLVDEVKKLIMKYPVNLNAFQTIGYKELILHFERKYDFKTAIHLIKRNTRRFARRQIIWLRRYKNARWFNLSELSRKEILTLLENIITKARGGGNGNPL